A single Agromyces sp. CF514 DNA region contains:
- the efeU gene encoding iron uptake transporter permease EfeU encodes MLATYLIGLREGLEAGLVVGILVAYLAKLGRRDLLGRLWLGIGLAIAVALGVGAALTWGPYAMTFQAQEILGGVLSIVAVAMVTWMTFWMGTHGAALSKELRSSVDAAIDRSWFALVVLGAVSVGREGIETALFVWANAAGGSDPLFATLGAVLGILTAVVISWGISRGLVRFNLGRFFTWTGLFLIFVAAGVLAYGIGDLQEASVIPGWGTSAYSLVAIVPPGSWYGTVLAGIFNFSPEPTWAQVFAWVAYVAITVPLYLLMLRRRSRARAAASAAAVTASSAPAPTPAAAPAPTIAPAPTIAPAAADAT; translated from the coding sequence GTGCTCGCGACATACCTGATCGGCCTCCGCGAAGGCCTCGAGGCCGGCCTCGTCGTCGGCATCCTGGTCGCGTACCTCGCGAAGCTCGGCCGCCGCGACCTGCTCGGCCGGCTCTGGCTGGGCATCGGACTCGCGATCGCCGTGGCCCTCGGCGTCGGCGCGGCCCTCACGTGGGGTCCGTACGCGATGACGTTCCAGGCGCAGGAGATCCTCGGCGGCGTGCTCTCGATCGTCGCCGTCGCGATGGTCACCTGGATGACCTTCTGGATGGGCACGCACGGTGCCGCGCTCTCGAAGGAGCTCCGCAGCAGCGTCGACGCCGCGATCGACCGCTCGTGGTTCGCCCTCGTCGTGCTCGGGGCCGTCTCGGTCGGCCGCGAGGGCATCGAGACCGCGCTCTTCGTCTGGGCCAACGCCGCCGGCGGCAGCGACCCGCTCTTCGCGACGCTCGGCGCCGTGCTCGGCATCCTCACCGCGGTCGTCATCTCGTGGGGCATCTCGCGCGGGCTCGTGCGCTTCAACCTCGGCCGCTTCTTCACCTGGACCGGCCTGTTCCTGATCTTCGTCGCCGCGGGCGTGCTCGCCTACGGCATCGGCGACCTGCAGGAGGCCTCGGTCATCCCGGGTTGGGGAACGTCGGCCTACAGCCTCGTCGCCATCGTGCCGCCCGGCAGTTGGTACGGCACCGTGCTCGCGGGCATCTTCAACTTCTCGCCCGAGCCGACGTGGGCGCAGGTCTTCGCCTGGGTCGCCTACGTCGCCATCACCGTGCCGCTGTACCTGCTCATGCTGCGCCGACGCAGCCGTGCGCGGGCGGCGGCCTCGGCAGCAGCCGTCACGGCGTCCTCCGCACCGGCTCCGACTCCGGCCGCGGCGCCGGCACCGACCATCGCACCGGCACCGACCATCGCACCCGCCGCGGCCGACGCCACCTGA
- a CDS encoding S9 family peptidase has product MLTPPKTPKRPTERTHHGDTVVDHYEWLRAKEDPEVLAHLHEENAYTNARTEHLSLLQEQLFEEIRARTKETDLSVPTREGDWWYYTRTVEGQQYGIHCRAPIAGPDDWEPPMLEAPDAAGGPDATAAPGAPASVSLPGEQVLLDDNVEAEGHEFYSLGSFDITPDGSTLLYGTDVEGDERYTLRLRALDDSGREFDDVIEGTAGGATFDPSGRFVFYATVDESWRPDTIWRHEVGTAAPDDVKVFHEPDERFWLGVGVTRSRRYLVIEAGSNITSETRLLDADDPTGEFRVVWPRKDGVEYDVEHVVAGGKDRLLIVHNDGAVNFELVSVAAADPGGPRRMLLPHSEAVRIEGVDAFRDFVALEYRRDGLSRVAIAKLPAAGIPADATPDDTLHELAFDEELFAVGLRGNPSWEQPLLRLGYTSFVTPSTVLDLVVATGERRLRKRQAVLGDYDATRYAQRREWATAKDGTRIPISLVYRHDLVDLGEPAPTLLYGYGSYEASMDPGFGIPRLSLLDRGMVFAIAHVRGGGEMGRLWYEHGKKLEKRNTFTDFVAAARHLIEQEITAPDRLVAQGGSAGGLLMGAVANIAPKYFSGILAEVPFVDPLTSILDPSLPLTVIEWDEWGNPLDDEEVYHYMKSYSPIENVHETHYPPILAVTSLNDTRVLYVEPAKWVARLREVGADPLLKIEMAAGHGGVSGRYSAWRERAFAYAWVIDKAGAHPSGE; this is encoded by the coding sequence GTGCTGACTCCGCCGAAGACTCCGAAGCGCCCCACCGAACGCACGCACCACGGCGACACCGTGGTCGACCACTACGAGTGGCTGCGCGCGAAGGAGGATCCCGAGGTGCTCGCGCACCTGCACGAGGAGAACGCGTACACGAACGCGCGCACCGAGCACCTCTCGCTCCTGCAGGAGCAGCTCTTCGAGGAGATCCGGGCCCGCACGAAGGAGACCGACCTCTCGGTGCCGACCCGCGAGGGCGACTGGTGGTACTACACGCGCACCGTCGAGGGGCAGCAGTACGGCATCCACTGCCGGGCGCCGATCGCCGGCCCCGACGACTGGGAGCCGCCCATGCTCGAAGCTCCGGATGCCGCGGGCGGGCCCGATGCGACGGCCGCCCCGGGTGCCCCGGCCTCCGTGTCCCTGCCCGGCGAGCAGGTGCTCCTCGACGACAACGTCGAGGCCGAGGGCCACGAGTTCTACTCGCTCGGCAGCTTCGACATCACCCCCGACGGGTCCACGCTGCTCTACGGCACCGACGTCGAGGGCGACGAGCGGTACACGCTGCGCCTGCGCGCGCTCGACGACAGCGGCCGCGAGTTCGACGACGTCATCGAGGGCACGGCGGGCGGCGCGACGTTCGACCCCTCCGGCCGGTTCGTCTTCTACGCGACCGTCGACGAGTCGTGGCGGCCCGACACGATCTGGCGCCACGAGGTCGGCACCGCGGCACCCGACGACGTCAAGGTCTTCCACGAGCCCGACGAGCGCTTCTGGCTCGGCGTCGGGGTCACGCGCAGTCGCCGCTACCTCGTGATCGAGGCGGGCTCGAACATCACGAGCGAGACGCGCCTGCTCGACGCCGACGACCCGACGGGCGAGTTCCGCGTCGTGTGGCCGCGCAAGGACGGCGTCGAGTACGACGTCGAGCACGTCGTCGCCGGCGGCAAGGACCGCCTGCTCATCGTGCACAACGACGGCGCCGTGAACTTCGAGCTCGTGAGCGTCGCGGCCGCCGACCCCGGGGGGCCGCGTCGCATGCTGCTGCCGCACAGCGAGGCCGTGCGGATCGAGGGCGTCGACGCCTTCCGCGACTTCGTGGCGCTCGAGTACCGACGCGACGGCCTCTCGCGCGTCGCGATCGCGAAGCTTCCGGCCGCCGGGATCCCCGCCGACGCCACTCCAGACGACACCCTGCACGAGCTCGCCTTCGACGAGGAGCTGTTCGCCGTCGGCCTGCGCGGCAACCCCTCATGGGAGCAGCCCCTGCTGCGCCTCGGGTACACGAGCTTCGTCACCCCGTCGACCGTGCTCGACCTCGTCGTGGCGACCGGCGAGCGTCGCCTGCGCAAGCGCCAGGCCGTGCTCGGCGACTACGACGCCACCCGCTACGCGCAGCGCCGCGAGTGGGCGACGGCGAAGGACGGCACCCGCATCCCGATCTCGCTCGTCTACCGGCACGACCTCGTCGACCTCGGCGAGCCCGCGCCCACGCTGCTCTACGGGTACGGCTCGTATGAGGCATCCATGGACCCCGGGTTCGGCATCCCCAGGCTCTCGCTGCTCGACCGCGGCATGGTGTTCGCGATCGCCCACGTGCGCGGCGGCGGCGAGATGGGCCGGCTCTGGTACGAGCACGGCAAGAAGCTCGAGAAGCGCAACACCTTCACCGACTTCGTGGCGGCGGCCCGGCACCTCATCGAGCAGGAGATCACGGCCCCCGACCGGCTCGTCGCGCAGGGCGGCAGCGCCGGCGGCCTGCTCATGGGCGCCGTCGCGAACATCGCCCCGAAGTACTTCTCGGGCATCCTCGCCGAGGTGCCCTTCGTCGACCCGCTGACCTCGATCCTCGACCCGTCGCTGCCACTCACGGTCATCGAGTGGGACGAGTGGGGCAACCCGCTCGACGACGAGGAGGTGTACCACTACATGAAGTCGTACTCCCCCATCGAGAACGTGCACGAGACGCACTACCCGCCGATCCTGGCGGTCACGTCGCTGAACGACACTCGCGTGCTCTACGTCGAGCCCGCCAAGTGGGTCGCCCGCCTTCGCGAGGTCGGGGCCGACCCGCTGCTCAAGATCGAGATGGCGGCCGGGCACGGCGGCGTCTCTGGCCGCTACTCGGCGTGGCGCGAGCGCGCGTTCGCCTACGCGTGGGTCATCGACAAGGCGGGGGCGCACCCGAGCGGCGAGTAG